In Oryza brachyantha chromosome 2, ObraRS2, whole genome shotgun sequence, a single window of DNA contains:
- the LOC102722832 gene encoding U4/U6.U5 small nuclear ribonucleoprotein 27 kDa protein: MSDRRRDREEPREGDRDRDRDRDRDRGRDGERDRERARELDRPRDRGREREKQRDRDRERDRDRDRDRDRRRDRERKRSRSPSADRSHRRQSHSHSHRGLSPQSPDAGRHKRRRDGSPATDQKDNKKPEAPVVTESIEEGAVAGDGAVDMEELEMMRMMGIPAGFDSTKGKHVPDADISGVRVVTKRQPRQYMNRRGGFNRPLPPERNR, translated from the coding sequence ATGTCCGACCGCCGTCGCGACCGGGAGGAGCCTCGCGAGGGCGATCGCGACCGGGACAGGGACAGGGATAGGGACCGGGGCCGAGACGGAGAGCGCGACCGTGAGAGGGCTCGGGAGCTCGACCGCCCCCGCGACCGTGGCCGCGAGCGGGAGAAGCAGAGGGATCGAGACCGTGAGCGCGACCGCGACCGGGACCGGGACCGGGACCGCCGCCGGGACCGTGAACGCAAGCGCTCGCGCTCTCCTTCAGCCGACCGCTCCCACCGCCGTCAATCCCACTCCCACTCTCACCGCGGCCTCTCACCTCAATCCCCGGACGCTGGCCGCCAcaagcgccgccgcgacgggtCCCCTGCCACGGACCAAAAGGACAACAAGAAGCCAGAAGCACCCGTGGTGACTGAGAGCATCGAGGAAGGGGCCGTGGCGGGCGACGGGGCAGTGGACATGGAGGAACTTGAGATGATGAGGATGATGGGGATCCCCGCTGGGTTCGACTCCACCAAGGGGAAGCACGTTCCGGACGCCGACATCAGCGGGGTACGCGTCGTCACCAAGCGGCAGCCACGGCAGTACATGAACCGTCGTGGTGGGTTCAATCGGCCCCTGCCACCAGAGCGCAACCGCTGA